Within Aquificaceae bacterium, the genomic segment GGCTCTTGGAGTATGGTGCCATAGCATCGCCCTTCTGACCAAAGACCACCATCTTCTAAAAAAAGCACCGCAAAGGCTACATAGTATGCCCTTCTGTCCTGCTTGCCTTCCATAAGCCTTAGAAGTTTGTTTATATTTGCCTTGTCTTTGCCCTCTTTTGGCTCTTCCCTTCCTCCCCATTCTAAGTTATAAAACCTGCTGGAATAGACGCCCGGATACCCATCAAGGCTTGGAACTACAAGTCCAGAATCCTCTGCAAGGGTTGGTATTTTGTAAACCTCGTAGTATGCCTTTGCCTTCAGATAAGCGTTCTCTAAAAAGCTACAGCTTCCCTCTTCTACTTTTAGGTCTTCCTCTGGGAATAAAACCTCAACCTCGTATTCCTTGAGTATGGAGAGAATTTCTCTCCTTTTTCCCAAGTTTGTGGTTGCTACAAGAATTTTCCTCACCATGCTACAATTATAAGCATGGAGTTTGAGCCAGTTATAGGTCTTGAGATACACGTGCAGATGGATACAAAAACCAAGCTCTTCTGCTCCTGTCCTGTGGAGTTTGGTGCGGAGCCAAATAGTAATGTTTGTCCTGTATGTCTTGGACTGCCTGGGAGTTTACCCGTTATAAACAAAAGGGCTGTGGAGTTTGCCATAAGAGCTGGACTTGCTCTTAACTGCCAGATAAACATGCGTTCTGTCTTTGCAAGGAAAAACTACTTTTACCCAGACCTTCCAAAGGGATACCAGATATCTCAGTATGAAGAACCTATTGCGGTCAATGGATGGCTTGAAGTAGGTGGCAAAAAGGTAAGAATAAGAAGGCTACACATAGAGGAGGATGCGGGTAAAAACATCCATGAAGGTTCAAAAACCTATGTGGACCTAAACAGGGCTGGCACACCTCTTATGGAAATAGTGACAGAGCCAGACATAGACTCTCCACAAATGGCAAGGGAGTTTCTTGAAAAGCTAAGAAACATTATGAGATACACTGGAGTCTCTCGTGCGGACATGGAAAAGGGACAGCTTCGTTGTGATATAAACATCTCCATAAGACCGAAGGGTTCAAAAGAGCTTGGCACGAGGGTGGAGATAAAGAACGTCAATTCCTTTCGTTTTGTCCAAAAGGCAATAGAGTCCGAAATAGAAAGGCAGATAAAACTCCTCCTTTCTGGAGAGAAAATAGTGCAAGAGACACGCACCTTTGACCCCTCCACAGGTCTAACACACCCCATGAGGACAAAGGAAGAGGCGGAAGACTACAGATACTTTCCAGAGCCAGACCTACTACCCCTTGTTATTCCTCCGCAGTGGTTAGAGGAGATAAAAGCCAACATGCCAGAGCTACCCGAAGAAAGGCTTGAGAGGTTTATAAAAGAGCTTGGTCTTGACCAATACTCCGCAAAGGTGCTAACCGATAACAAAGAGCTTGGAGACTTCTTTGAAGAATCCCTTAGGTATTACGGACAAGACCCCAAGCTAACTGCCAACTGGCTACTTAATGACCTTCTTGGAAGCCTTTCAGAGGCTGGTAAAGACATAGAAAGCTCTCCTGTTAGCCCCCAAAGTCTTGCAGAGCTTGTAAAACTTATAAAGGAAAATGTGCTCTCTTCAAAGCTTGCAAAGGAAGTTATAAAGGAGATGACCGCAACTGGCAAGAGCCCCTCTCAGATAGTGGAAGAAAAGGGTCTAAAGCAGATAAGTGATGAGGGACAGATAAGGTCTATGATAGAAGAGGTTTTAAGGGAAAATTCAAAGGAAGTGGAAAGGTTCAAAGCAGGAGAAGAAAAGGTTTTTGGTTTTCTTGTAGGTCAGGTTATGAAAAAGGCAAAGGGCAAAGCTAACCCGCAGTTAGTAAACAAATTGTTGAGGGAAATGTTAAGCAAATAAGCTTTACCTTTTACACTTTAGTTTTTCTCAGGCTAATTGCCTTTTCCTTTAGCTCCGCCAGTTTTATAAGTGCTTGCAAGGGTGTTAGGTTTGCTATGTCAAGCTCTATAAGCTCTTCCAAAAGTTGCCTTTCTTCTTCTCTTTGGCTTTCTTCGTAAACTCTTTCCAATACAGGCAGGGTCCTTGAGGCTTCAAGTTCCAATAAAACCTCTTCCGCCCTTTTTATAACCTTCTCTGGTAGTCCCGCCTTTTTTGCCACTCTAACACCAAAGCTCCCCTCCGCCCTACCGGGCTTCAAAAGATACAAGAAATTTATATCTTCCCCCTCTTTGCTTACCGCCATGTGATAGTTTTTTACGCCCCTTTTGTTTATCTCAGTAAGCTCCAAGTAGTGGGTTGCTATAAGGGTTCTCGCCCTTATGTTTTCCAATATATACTCCACTATAGCCTTGCTTATGGCTATGCCATCATAAGTGGATGTGCCCCTTCCTACTTCGTCAAGGACTATTAAACTCCTTTCATCCGCATTGTGGAGTATGCTCGAAACCTCAAGCATCTCATTCATAAAGGTAGAAACTCCCAAAGCCAGAATATCCCCAGAGCCTATGCGTGCATGAATAGAAGATACCAAGCCTATCCTTGCGGACTTGCAAGGAATAAAAGAACCCATATGAGCCAAGAGGGTAAGAATGGCAGTTTGCCTTATGT encodes:
- the gatB gene encoding Asp-tRNA(Asn)/Glu-tRNA(Gln) amidotransferase subunit GatB, which codes for MEFEPVIGLEIHVQMDTKTKLFCSCPVEFGAEPNSNVCPVCLGLPGSLPVINKRAVEFAIRAGLALNCQINMRSVFARKNYFYPDLPKGYQISQYEEPIAVNGWLEVGGKKVRIRRLHIEEDAGKNIHEGSKTYVDLNRAGTPLMEIVTEPDIDSPQMAREFLEKLRNIMRYTGVSRADMEKGQLRCDINISIRPKGSKELGTRVEIKNVNSFRFVQKAIESEIERQIKLLLSGEKIVQETRTFDPSTGLTHPMRTKEEAEDYRYFPEPDLLPLVIPPQWLEEIKANMPELPEERLERFIKELGLDQYSAKVLTDNKELGDFFEESLRYYGQDPKLTANWLLNDLLGSLSEAGKDIESSPVSPQSLAELVKLIKENVLSSKLAKEVIKEMTATGKSPSQIVEEKGLKQISDEGQIRSMIEEVLRENSKEVERFKAGEEKVFGFLVGQVMKKAKGKANPQLVNKLLREMLSK
- the rdgB gene encoding RdgB/HAM1 family non-canonical purine NTP pyrophosphatase, whose translation is MVRKILVATTNLGKRREILSILKEYEVEVLFPEEDLKVEEGSCSFLENAYLKAKAYYEVYKIPTLAEDSGLVVPSLDGYPGVYSSRFYNLEWGGREEPKEGKDKANINKLLRLMEGKQDRRAYYVAFAVLFLEDGGLWSEGRCYGTILQEPVGEGGFGYDPIFQPEGFQKSMAQLSMEEKNLISHRGKALRRIMQMLK